A region from the Rosa rugosa chromosome 6, drRosRugo1.1, whole genome shotgun sequence genome encodes:
- the LOC133716456 gene encoding uncharacterized protein LOC133716456, with product MNNLWDQIRRSQDEDDEEMMATNAIVIAAVAEESGNQHRGRGSYPGRAPNEERLREERGKGMLADYFVDRPVFKDPVFRTRYRMSLNLFKRISTDLCQYDRYFVQRSDATGKVRLLPEQKMTAALRMLAYGAGADQCAEYCRMAKSTSVAALQHFTRGIVDLYSAEYLRAPTAADLRRLLAKAERRGFPGMIGSIDCMHWQWKNCPTGWAGEYSGRKQIPTIILEAIASYDTWIWHAFFGMPGACNDLNVLAKSPLFDELTAGRAPLIQFQVNNRAHSLGYYLADGIYPRWVTFLKTVRNPTRPKEIEFAKAQEGYRKDVERCFGILQSRFGIVRGATRGWHKEDLQYIMLTCIILHNMIVENERPEDSDDELESDDEEANNMRPRIAEVWEGPTGRDFDPVGRDAHHMNGFMDRYQQIRSDQSHSNLQEDLIQHFWEFQGNRSI from the coding sequence ATGAACAATTTGTGGGATCAAATTCGACGGTctcaggatgaagatgatgaagagatgaTGGCCACCAACGCCATTGTCATCGCTGCAGTTGCAGAAGAATCTGGAAACCAACACCGAGGGCGCGGTTCTTATCCGGGTCGTGCACCAAATGAGGAACGACTTAGAGAAGAAAGGGGCAAAGGTATGTTGGCCGACTACTTTGTCGACCGGCCAGTGTTCAAAGATCCGGTGTTCCGAACACGTTACAGGATGAGTCTCAATCTCTTCAAGCGTATATCTACTGACCTTTGCCAGTATGATCGTTACTTTGTGCAAAGGTCAGATGCTACCGGCAAAGTCAGACTGCTTCCGGAGCAGAAGATGACAGCTGCCTTGCGAATGCTTGCTTACGGTGCAGGGGCAGATCAATGTGCTGAGTATTGTCGGATGGCGAAATCCACCTCCGTCGCAGCCCTTCAGCACTTTACACGAGGAATTGTTGATCTTTACTCAGCAGAATACCTCCGCGCTCCTACTGCAGCGGACCTCAGACGACTTCTTGCCAAAGCTGAGAGGAGAGGTTTTCCAGGAATGATTGGGAGCATCGACTGTATGCATtggcaatggaagaattgtccGACAGGTTGGGCTGGAGAATATAGTGGTAGGAAACAGATCCCCACTATCATCCTGGAAGCAATCGCATCTTACGACACCTGGATTTGGCACGCATTCTTTGGAATGCCCGGGGCATGCAACGACCTGAACGTCTTAGCAAAGTCTCCGTTGTTTGATGAGCTTACCGCCGGTAGAGCACCTCTGATCCAATTCCAAGTTAACAACAGAGCTCACAGTCTAGGGTACTATCTCGCCGACGGTATTTATCCTCGATGGGTAACTTTCTTGAAAACTGTTCGAAATCCTACACGCCCCAAGGAAATCGAGTTTGCAAAGGCTCAAGAGGGGTATAGGAAAGATGTAGAGAGatgttttggtatattacagTCAAGGTTTGGTATTGTTAGAGGAGCTACTCGTGGGTGGCATAAAGAGGACCTTCAATACATTATGTTAACGtgtattatattacacaacatgatTGTCGAAAATGAACGACCTGAAGACAGCGATGATGAGTTGGAGTCCGATGATGAGGAAGCTAACAATATGAGGCCCAGGATTGCTGAGGTATGGGAGGGACCAACCGGTAGAGACTTTGATCCTGTTGGtagagatgctcatcatatgaaCGGATTCATGGACCGCTACCAACAAATTAGATCTGACCAAAGTCACTCCAACCTTCAGGAAGACCTCATTCAACACTTTTGGGAATTTCAAGGCAATAGGAGTATCTAG
- the LOC133716457 gene encoding uncharacterized protein LOC133716457, producing MRREVFLRMLKHVQTANPYFRQSQDCAGRLGFSPHQKLTCALRMLATACSADSLDESFRMPESTAIENLSRFCRTIVTIYQERYLRAPTTEDLDKLLQRAERRGFPRMIGSLDCEAPQLNYHVNGTPYEFGYYLADGIYPKWVTLVQSIKHPENDVEVYFSTKQEVYRKDVERAFGILQARFAIIRQPARGWERESLSTIMLACIILHNMIVKDERDDYYNGESDDDDPNPNRSRRARARIYDGPNLPRNPRTGHITMTEYMSRYQKIRSCVGNNNLRNDLIQHVWSNRRC from the exons ATGAGGCGTGAAGTGTTCCTCCGCATGTTAAAGCATGTCCAGACGGCAAACCCATACTTTAGGCAGTCACAAGATTGTGCTGGGCGTCTAGGCTTCTCGCCTCACCAGAAATTGACATGCGCTCTTCGAATGCTAGCTACTGCATGCTCGGCTGATTCCTTAGATGAATCATTCCGTATGCCTGAATCGACCGCCATTGAGAACCTTAGTCGATTTTGTCGTACTATTGTCACCATTTATCAAGAACGCTATCTTCGGGCTCCTACAACAGAAGATTTGGATAAGCTTTTACAAAGAGCTGAGCGACGAGGATTTCCTAGAATGATAGGTTCACTTGATT GTGAGGCACCACAACTTAATTACCATGTCAACGGGACTCCTTACGAGTTTGGGTACTACCTTGCTGATGGCATCTATCCTAAGTGGGTGACACTTGTGCAATCAATCAAACATCCTGAGAATGATGTAGAAGTGTACTTTTCCACCAAGCAGGAGGTGTACCGCAAGGATGTCGAAAGAGCATTTGGGATTCTGCAAGCACGATTTGCAATTATTAGGCAACCTGCAAGAGGTTGGGAGCGAGAATCATTATCGACAATCATGTTGGCTTGCATAATACTTCATAACATGATTGTTAAGGATGAACGAGATGACTACTACAATGGTGAGTCCGACGATGATGATCCGAATCCAAATAGGTCGAGGAGAGCTCGGGCAAGAATATATGATGGCCCAAATTTGCCGCGTAATCCAAGAACCGGACATATCACAATGACTGAATACATGTCTCGTTACCAAAAGATACGCTCTTGTGTTGGAAATAATAATCTACGAAATGACCTTATCCAACATGTTTGGTCAAATAGACGATGCTAG